A window of Perognathus longimembris pacificus isolate PPM17 chromosome 6, ASM2315922v1, whole genome shotgun sequence contains these coding sequences:
- the LOC125353552 gene encoding olfactory receptor 14J1-like: protein MITNKTGKNGFLLMGFSENPHLQLLQAFLFLVMYLLALTSNFIIIIITTLDEQLQSPMYYFLKQLSLLDASFISVTVPQSIDNSLTGNGYISYAQCMLQVFFFTSLSWAEMAILTVMSYDRYVAICYPLHYELIMDPRKCKRAVSAVWVSGGISGTLYMAVTLSITFCGAKVIHQFFCDIPQLLKFSCSNDYLAVIGVAAFMSLMSLACFISIAFSYIHIFSTVLRIPSAEGRSKVFSTCLPHLFVVSFFLSTGICAYLKPTSDSPTSLDFMLSIIYAVIPPTLNPIIYSLKNEALKEALGKLLLGSYFTGNKAYLLCC from the coding sequence ATGATTACAAATAAAACCGGAAAGAATGGATTCCTCCTCATGGGGTTTTCTGAGAATCCTCATCTGCAGCTCTTACAAGCTTTCCTGTTCTTGGTCATGTACCTTTTGGCCTTGACAAGcaacttcatcatcatcatcatcacaacaCTGGATGAGCAGCTCCAGTCTCCCATGTATTACTTTCTGAAGCAACTTTCCCTTCTGGATGCCTCCTTCATCTCTGTCACCGTCCCCCAGTCCATTGACAATTCCCTCACAGGCAATGGCTATATTTCCTATGCTCAGTGCATGCTCCAGGTTTTCTTCTTCACATCTCTGAGCTGGGCTGAGATGGCCATTCTCACCGTGATGTCTTATGACCGCTATGTCGCCATTTGCTACCCACTGCACTATGAGCTCATCATGGATCCCAGAAAGTGTAAGAGAGCTGTGTCAGCTGTATGGGTAAGTGGAGGCATCTCAGGAACTTTGTATATGGCTGTCACATTGTCTATCACATTCTGTGGGGCCAAAGTCATCCACCAGTTTTTCTGTGACATTCCCCAATTACTTAAGTTCTCCTGCTCCAATGATTACCTTGCAGTCATTGGAGTGGCTGCATTCATGTCTCTGATGTCCTTAGCCTGTTTCATCTCCATTGCCTTCTCCTACATCCACATATTCTCCACGGTCCTAAGAATCCCCTCTGCTGAAGGCCGATCTAAGGTCTTCTCCACCTGCCTACCCCACCTTTTTGTCGTCTCATTTTTCCTCTCCACAGGCATCTGTGCCTACCTCAAACCAACTTCAGATTCTCCAACTTCTTTGGACTTTATGTTATCCATAATTTATGcagtaattcctccaacactcaATCCAATTATCTACAGCCTGAAAAATGAGGCACTAAAGGAAGCTTTAGGGAAGTTACTTTTGGGTAGCTATTTCACTGGGAACAAAGCTTATCTCTTGTGTTGTTAG
- the LOC125352202 gene encoding olfactory receptor 14J1-like, which translates to MINLTSETGFLLMGFSDDRRLQILYALLFMVIYLLALTGNLLIIIITLDPRLHSPMYYFLKHLSLLDLCFISVTVPQSIANSLMGNGYISLGQCVLQVFFFIALASSEVAILTVMSYHRYAAICQPLHYETIMNPKACSWAVMAAWSAGGLSGLAHTAVNFSIPLCGERVIHQFFCDVPQLRKLACSYEFVLELAMAAFTTSMAFLCLLSIMLSYVRIFSAVLKIPSAESHTKVFATCLPHLFVVTFFLSTAGFEFLRPPSDSPSTMDLMFAIFYTVIPPTLNPVIYSLRKKAMKAALRKVLSKEFSQRKVYFKSLFKL; encoded by the coding sequence ATGATCAACTTGACCTCAGAGACAGGATTCCTCCTCATGGGGTTTTCTGATGATCGAAGGCTTCAGATTTTATATGCACTGCTCTTTATGGTGATATACCTGCTGGCTTTAACAGGCAACCTCCTCATCATCATAATTACCTTGGATCCTCGTTTGCATTCTCCCATGTATTACTTCTTGAAGCATCTTTCTCTCTTGGACCTCTGCTTCATCTCTGTCACAGTCCCCCAGTCCATTGCAAACTCGCTGATGGGCAACGgttacatttctcttggtcagtgTGTTCTGCAGGTGTTCTTCTTCATTGCCCTGGCGTCGTCAGAAGTGGCCATCCTCACTGTGATGTCTTACCACCGGTATGCAGCCATCTGTCAACCACTGCACTATGAGACCATTATGAACCCAAAGGCCTGCAGCTGGGCAGTGATGGCTGCGTGGAGTGCTGGAGGTCTCTCCGGGCTAGCACACACGGCTGTGAACTTTTCTATTCCTCTTTGTGGGGAGCGTGTGATTCACCAGTTCTTCTGTGACGTTCCTCAGCTGCGGAAGCTAGCCTGTTCCTATGAATTCGTCCTTGAGCTTGCCATGGCTGCCTTCACAACCTCCATGGcgtttctctgtctcctttccaTCATGCTCTCCTATGTTCGCATCTTCTcagctgtgctgaaaatcccatCCGCCGAGAGCCATACCAAGGTCTTCGCCACTTGCCTCCCACACTTGTTCGTGGTCACCTTCTTCCTCTCAACCGCAGGCTTTGAGTTTCTGAGGCCTCCTTCTGACTCCCCATCCACTATGGACCTCATGTTCGCCATATTCTACACGGTGATCCCTCCCACACTCAATCCGGTCATCTACAGCTTGCGAAAAAAAGCCATGAAGGCAGCTCTGAGAAAGGTGCTGTCTAAAGAATTTTCTCAGAGAAAGGTGTATTTCAAATCACTATTTAAACTCTAA
- the LOC125353554 gene encoding olfactory receptor 14J1-like: MTGFLLMGFSDHRELQILHAFLFMMIYLMALVGNFTIITITTLDEQLQSPMYYFLKQLSILDASFISVTVPQSIDNSFTGNGYISYAQCVLQVFFFTSLAWAELSNLTVMSYDRYVAICFPLHYDFIMDPRNCKRAVIAVWVTGGITGTLYTFATFSITFCKAKVIHQFFCDIPQLIKLSCSNDYLAVIGVIVFIVVAALACFISIAFSYIHIFSTVLRIPSAEGRSKVFSTCLPHLFVVSFFFSSGICAYLKPTSDSSTALDLLLSIFYTVIPPTLNPVIYSLRNETMKRAIQRLILDEKIH; this comes from the coding sequence ATGACTGGATTCCTCCTCATGGGGTTTTCTGACCATCGTGAACTGCAGATCTTACATGCTTTCCTGTTCATGATGATATACCTAATGGCGTTAGTAGGTAACTTCACCATTATCACCATCACAACACTGGATGAGCAGCTCCAGTCTCCCATGTATTACTTCCTGAAACAACTTTCCATTCTGGATGCCTCCTTCATCTCTGTCACCGTACCCCAGTCCATTGACAATTCCTTCACGGGTAATGGCTACATTTCCTATGCTCAGTGTGTGCTCCAGGTTTTCTTCTTCACGTCTTTGGCCTGGGCTGAGTTGTCCAATCTCACAGTGATGTCTTATGACCGCTATGTAGCCATCTGCTTCCCCTTGCATTATGACTTCATCATGGATCCCAGAAACTGTAAGAGAGCTGTGATAGCTGTATGGGTAACTGGAGGCATCACTGGAACTTTGTACACATTTGCCACATTTTCTATCACATTCTGTAAAGCCAAAGTAATTCACCAGTTCTTCTGTGATATCCCCCAATTGATCAAGCTCTCCTGCTCCAATGATTACCTTGCAGTCATTGGAGTGATTGTGTTCATAGTTGTGGCAGCCTTAGCCTGTTTCATCTCCATTGCCTTCTCCTACATCCACATATTCTCCACAGTTCTAAGAATCCCCTCTGCTGAAGGCCGATCTAAGGTCTTCTCCACCTGCCTGCcacatctttttgttgtttcattttttttctcctcaggcATCTGTGCATACCTCAAACCAACTTCAGACTCTTCAACTGCCTTAGATCTTTTGCTATCTATCTTTTACACAGTAATTCCCCCAACACTCAACCCTGTTATCTACAGTCTGAGGAATGAGACCATGAAAAGAGCTATACAAAGGTTAATATTGGATGAAAAAATTCactga
- the LOC125353556 gene encoding olfactory receptor 14J1-like, with translation MITNKTRNNGFLLTGFSENPHLQLLQAFLFLVMYLLALTSNFIIIIITTLDEQLQSPMYYFLKQLSLLDASFISVTVPQSIVNSLAGNGYISYAQCMLQVFFFTSLGSAELAILTVMSYDRYVAICYPLHYELIMDPRKCKRAVTAVWVSGGITGIMYTTATLSITFCEAKIIHQFFCDIPQLLKSSCSNDYLAVIGVAAFVSLVALACFISIAFSYIHLFSTVLRIPSAEGRSKVFSTCLPHLFVVSFFLSTGICAYLKPTSDSPTALDLMLSIFYAVIPPTLNPIIYSLKNEALKEALAKLLLGSYFTGNKAYLLCC, from the coding sequence ATGATTACAAATAAAACCAGAAACAATGGATTCCTCCTCACAGGGTTTTCTGAGAATCCACATCTGCAGCTCTTACAAGCTTTCCTGTTCTTGGTCATGTACCTTTTGGCCTTGACAAGcaacttcatcatcatcatcatcacaacaCTGGATGAGCAGCTCCAGTCTCCCATGTATTACTTTCTGAAGCAACTTTCCCTTCTAGATGCCTCCTTCATCTCTGTCACCGTCCCCCAGTCCATTGTCAATTCCCTCGCGGGCAACGGCTATATTTCCTATGCTCAGTGCATGCTCCAGGTTTTCTTCTTCACCTCTTTGGGCTCGGCTGAGTTGGCCATTCTCACGGTGATGTCTTATGACCGCTACGTAGCCATTTGCTACCCACTGCACTATGAGCTCATCATGGATCCCAGAAAGTGTAAGAGAGCTGTGACAGCTGTATGGGTAAGTGGAGGCATCACAGGAATCATGTACACAACTGCCACATTGTCTATCACATTCTGTGAGGCCAAAATCATCCACCAGTTTTTCTGTGACATTCCCCAATTACTTAAGTCCTCCTGCTCCAATGATTACCTTGCAGTCATTGGAGTGGCTGCATTCGTGTCTCTGGTGGCCTTAGCCTGTTTCATCTCCATTGCCTTCTCCTACATCCACCTATTCTCCACAGTCCTAAGAATCCCCTCTGCTGAAGGCCGATCTAAGGTCTTCTCCACCTGCCTACCCCACCTTTTTGTCGTCTCATTTTTCCTCTCCACAGGTATCTGTGCCTACCTCAAACCAACTTCAGATTCTCCAACTGCTTTGGACCTTATGTTATCCATTTTTTATGcagtaattcctccaacactcaATCCAATTATCTACAGCCTGAAAAATGAGGCACTAAAGGAAGCTTTAGCGAAGTTACTGTTGGGTAGCTATTTCACTGGGAACAAAGCTTATCTCTTGTGTTGTTAG